gtgcgcgaggattggctctgtggtgaacagcgctttcaacttattgaatgcggtctggcacgcgggagtccaattcaatactgtgcccgggtttttggcgcgtcgggtgtcccccacccctttggttttgaggaggtccgttagggggagggctatctctgcgaacccccgggcgaatgacctgtaaaaattcgcgaagccgaggaagctctggagttggcgtctgttgcgggggcgttcccagttcaccaccgcctcgacttttgcggggtccatttctatgccgtctccggagattcggtaccccaggtagtctaggcgcgctttatggaattcgcactttgcgggtttggcatagagctgcgcccttctgagcttatcgaggacttgtctgactagggtcacatgttcctcgtgcgttttagtgtagataaggacgtcgtctatgtagacgaggacccctttgaacaggtgttcatgcaggacctcattgatgagctgcataaacacccccggggccccgcgagtccgaacggcagcactttgtactggaaggcgcctagggggcagttgaacgcagtcttccattcgtccccctccctgattcggatgcggtagtacgcctcgcgaaggtccagcttggagaagaccttgcccgtggacaggtgggcgagcatatctttcaccaggggtaaggggtatttgttggacagggaagccgcgtttaggccccggtagtcggtgcagagccgtagggtgccgtctttcttctcccggaataagacgggggctccgaccggtgagcatgctggctctatgaatcccctctctaggtttttatcgatgaactcccggagggttgccatctccttcggggtcatcgagtagatcttcggtctaggtaaggggacgtcgggcagcaggtcaatccgacagtccatcttgcggtgggggggtagttggtcagcttctgcctctccgaagacctcggagaagtcggcgtattgttccggtaggtctgctgtggtagctgcgttgtcctgtgtagtcgcctctgctcgtcccacagtggggttggctctgcccgccggaactggtgcccggtactcgccgtcgccaaatgtgaaggtgtgggtctcccagtcgatgcgcgggttgtttgtcgcgagccatggcattcccatgactgcaatgggtcgtccgatgtgggtgacaacgaacgatgtgcgttcggtgtgagtgcccatttgcagggtgaccggctcggtctgcatcgtggctggtttccctcccgctgttgagccgtccagctggtggaatgccagcggcgtggggaggggggagcagcggaggtcgagtttggcgactaagtcggggtggatgaggtttttcgagcactccgagtccactagtgccgcggccgtggtggctccgttgccggcagagagtttgattgccgccattataacggagctttcaccgttccgtcgaggtggtccgcgctgctgtcccaccgcctgcctcgcaacgcgttttagggcaggcggggagcatttcccgccggctagtctgggtctacggcgtcctcttccccccagtaggcgtcccagccttcctctggtgtcgctgtggctccggtcattcggcggtgagggggcggcggcgggttaggtggttttaggctagttttcggggcgggtttaggcacactggccggcggtcggttggcgaagcaatctgccgtcttgtgccccagttttccacacctcccgcagggcccgtgattaaatttcttccttgggtatgtgggaccagccgtccccacgtgtggtgcgggtaccttttggcaggtgttggtcgtgtcttccatagttgtcatgaggaaggtgcggtgcgcgtgttctgctttccccgcgaggtggatccacccgtgtagagtctctgggtcgtcgcggtagagggcccattgatgtacgtcgcggttgagcccccttttgaacatttccagcaggatggtctcggaccagtcgttgaccttccccgcgagggctttgaactcgagggcgtagtccgggacagtgcgtgcgccctgtttaagtctttggagtgcgcttttcgccctcactttggctagtgggtcctcaaagtagctcttcatctcgttgatgaaggcggggaagttggcgagggcgggggagttggactcgtacagttggacgtaccagtccgccgcccggtcttgtagtttgatcgccatggctgcgatcttgtccgcttcggagtcataggagtgtccgtgcctccccatgaactccctggcattcgtgatgaagaacgacagtttcgtggggttcccatcaaagaagatggggaagtcctttggggccccggcgttttgtgagccccttcctctcgcttcccggcctgtggcgtcgtccgcctgggccgtttgttggcCGTCATCTGGCCCGTGTGAGTTCGGCGCcacgctcggggtgtggacctgtgcggggatgtcgttgggcggcgcgggggacatcaacgactgaagcatggtccggagttccttcagttggttctccatggccgcgagtctagcttgtgcgtccccgtccgcgatccgcgctgccgctggggccggttccatcggtgtgtcgggggtgggtcgccggtggggttcaggccctcccgaccgttggtccgcttcctctgccgtcggctgggttgcttcttcgtcctcccccgtgcttaccgccgttgggctgccgctccacgcctgtggctggagtgcgatgtggggcgcggggttctccgctggtctcgggaggtatgttgctccctcccgtggccgggttgcctccgtcgccatctccccttggggttggagctgaggctcgggttgggccgggtgggcgtccatggctccgggagtccgcggtgcctctggcctcgatcggtcctcctctgcttcttgccgtgcggctcgccccccttgtccgcgtcgcgccggcctcatggttcctggtcttctcgccgtctactcctcccacggctcgttgtcgtccggtggggctcggcgaggctgagtttatgactctcagctttatgtcatgcgctgcctacctccgagtaacacataGACACTGATTctgttgaagcaggctctggtttattcgtagtgtagatacagtagtagaaaaaagctgagagtgacaggagcgcgccggtgcggggtttaaataccccacgccggtcagcgccccctcactcgcggttacgtcaccccccctttgtccaacatgctgtcttgccggtaggtgaggggttgcgaggccccgctggcgctccgggatcgcccatcatcagtttccctattcctccggtgattgctgtcagctgggcgatctccgttgcgctagcgctaacagcttgggtgtgcctcgcgatccgcttagccattgtatcttgttctttagtctttgtaagttgatggctacttatcttgagccccttcccctgtttccttgttattgtcatgtgtgccattgcgctgatgtcttcagctcaacggcactcatgacaaaaagtggttaaggtgttggcctagaaaccaggagactgcgagttctagtcctcccttaggcataaaaaccagctgggtgactttgggccagtcacactctcacaGCCCAATCTTTCTCATAGGACTATTATTGTGGAATTAAAGTTAGGGGAACTGTTCCTCCCAAAATATGCCATTTTGAGCTTTTGAAGAAAAGGTGTGATATGTTTTAACTGCCTGTTAATGCAGAACAGTATATATGTTATGACTCATTAACTTTTTCCTGTGTATTTGAATATTTCAGATATTAAGCCAGAAAATCTCCTAATAAGCCACAATGATATTTTGAAATTGTGTGATTTTGgtaaggcttttaaaaaatatatattaaagggaTATCTTCATTGCAGCTCTTtataattttgaattattttatgacaGCAAACAAGCTTTTTAATTATAGGTTAATACATTATTTCTAAGGTATAGATTTAAATACGTTTTCTAATTTGTTTCTAACTTTAAATAGATGCACATACTTCAAAAGAAGCTGGGACATACACCAATTCTATTGTATCGATATGACGTAACTCTTTAAGCTTTTCTAAAATGCTTAAATATAACTAAAGGCTGTTTTTCTGAATAGGAAGTGTCTCAGATCTACAATGATTAACAAACAGCTGTTTATGAAATAGGGGAAAAGGCTGGGGTCAGTAGGGAGTTGTGGTAAGCTTAAGAATTAAAGAAGCTTGTGATCATTGCTTTTATTAGTTTAATTAAATTGCTCAGCTTAAACTTTGCTCaaggttatatttttaaaatttctttgcattttggtTCATTACAGTGCTaaggaataaagaaataaatatcagcagtggcattttaaaaaacttttattgACTGAGAGCCTAAATATGTTGGGTGGcagtttttaatgtattattatttaaaccTTATAAAAGTAAGCACGGAAAATAATTAAATCTTTGAATATGTATTTGGTGTTTGATATAATTTTTGTCAAATAATCTCAGTATTCTATCTGTTTGTCCTACTTCAGTGTTCTAAACAGTAGTATTCTACTGGTTACCAATATTTACAGTATAGTGTTATTACTTGCAAATGCAGTTTTACTGATATTAGAATCAATATCTATATAACTAAACAAGCAAGAAATGTGTTTGCATTCTTAGTATTTTCCCTAGTGACTTATCTTTTAGAGTGCTGCAttctttgggttttttcccctaacaGTGGCAGGTCAGTCAACAATTCAGAAAATTGTGAGATGTCTCAGTTAAAAATATCAGTAATGGTAGAGAAACCTATTTGAAAGGCCACTCAGCCTCAGTGATAGATAgattgcctgcctgtctgtctgctgGATAAAGCACCTAGTGAGTTTAGCTACTAAAATAAGAACACTTGTGGTTTATAGGGCAACTTTTGACCTCTCATAACGGagaatattttataaattaacaTATACCTGGCAAAGGGATAATCATAGAAAAACTATAAATCTTTATTCCAGTTTGAGAGTaacctgtaaaaaaaaattaaacctgttGCCTTAAAACATATTACCCAGAGAATAAATGCCAGtgaattaaatatttttgttgtaaTCCTGGAAAGTAACTGAACAGTGTATCctttttttccagatttccaaTAAGTTTATAAGCACTATACATAAGAGACTCCAAGATTGCAAGCATATGATGGCTGTATTGtgcttgttgtttgcttaatTAGCAGTATCTGCTGAAGCACATGTTTCTGATACTAAGAAAATAGAAGAGTATTAAGCAAATACCAATTTTAACAAATATACATTGCTACTATGATGTGGTGATTCATGTTCCACTTAATCCATTGTGACTGAGGTTGTTCCCACTCACGACTGTAGAACTATTCTCCTGAGCACTTATTTAAACTTACAGTTTTTATTGTGAAAATGGCACACACCAAGATCAAACATTTGAGTTGCGTATCCAAGGAATATATTATTTTGTCTGAGGAACTTCTGTGTTGATGCAGATACAGTCTTCATACAATTAGTTTTGTACAATATGCAAAGAAGTTTCTGTGTATGTTTTTCTGTTGCTTAATGTTGAAATTATTGGACTTCAAAAgtttaacatttcatttcatttaacttaacttaacttacaTGAATTTATATGGTAATATATAAAGTAACCCTCAAGTACAAATAACTTTAGCAtttctttttagtattttttaatttcaaatggtcagggttttttttcctggccaGTTTATTAATATGTTATACTgttttattctaatttttttaaacaaccttATCTCTACATAGAATTTCAGGATTAAAAGTACAACAAATTAGTGAACACCAATACTTATTAAGGTcactttaatattattttaatgaaggTTTTGCACGGAATTTGTCAGAAGGCAGTAATGCGAATTATACAGAATATGTTGCCACCAGATGGTATCGTTCTCCTGAACTCTTGCTAGGGTAAGTAAACTTAGAATTTATAAATAATGTGGTTCTTTAAACTCTAAGTCACGTGTAATGATCTAAATTATTGTTTTCCCAGTAATTAGAGGAAGGACTAAGTTTAGGACTCAAACTATAAACTAATCAGGAATAATTATTGAATAATTGGATTCTGTTACAGGATATTATTATATTAACCTTCAGGTTTGAGGATGGATTGAAAGagtgaaaaataatggaaaaataatggaagaagGCAAGGCAAACCTTTTAATGTATTGTCAAGAAAATTATGcaaatatgtccatgaagtcaccaggagtcacgcTGGACTAAAAGGAGACTATATTTTAATCTGCACGTTAGTTTATATTTGTTCAgttcagctctaaattccttggAAAATAAACTCAATAAGAGCATCAATTCTCCTTCAGAGCCATTATTTCCTGGTGTGACATTTTATAAAAAAAGGGCAGTTGGTccaatctgttaaaaaaaaaaagtctgaaaaataCGTGgagtttctatattttttctcatATCATAAATGTGAGCCTATGACTGTGCAACAATATTGCAGCTATAATAAAGAATGatctagaaaaaagaaatgtgtgtttTCTGTCTGAAGATCTTTGatactgattcttttttttaaaaaaaaatcaatgcagggtaaaatacttaaaatatgttGTAGGCATATAAATTCAAGCAGCAATAGCATCATATGCTTTCTTTTCAGTGCCCCCTATGGCAAGTCTGTAGATATGTGGTCAGTAGGCTGTATTCTTGGGGAACTTAGTGATGGACAGCCACTGTTTCCTGGTGAAAGTGAAATTGATCAACTTTTTACAATTCAGAAGGTATTGGGACCACTTCCTGCAGAACAAATGAAGCTTTTCTACAGCAATCCCCGTTTCCATGGCCTGCGGGTAATGTTTAGCTTAATTGTACCATGCATGTTTTGTAGTGGTGAATTTGTGTAAAATCTGTCTACCAAAATTCTCCCAATACTCTATACACATTCATATATACAAGAGTTTATCCACTTTTGTTTCTATTGATATGGCAAAGGATATATTTATGACTCAAGATAATAGGATTGTGATGATggaaatggtttttttttcttgtctccaATTATacaagaattttgaaaaatgcagGTTGAAGCATTTCCTAATTTGTGTTTTGTGATGGTTTGTACATTACAAATTACTAATTCATTAATTAACAGACTGAGCacttcttaaaagaaataaatgggtAAATATAGTTTGTATTCAATAGATGAAAGTAGCTCTCTGAAATTACCTCATGTAAAATATTGTTAACCTAGAATAGTATGTAAACATTATATGATGTCTGTGGTTGGTGCAGATCAAGGGACATTTGGCAAAATGATGACAGAGGTTTGTACTCATGATTTAAGGAATTGAAAATAATCTCTACTTCATCTTTCTTTGGGTGTAATCACTTTTCAGAAACACTGGTAGTCTAATCCTACATCATCAATAGCACGTTTTGGGGTTGGTCTGATAAGGCAATTATCCTGAACTATTATTTAATTTaccgtgtgtttgtgtgtgtgttggattCCAGCGAGAGTGCTGGTTCCCAGGGGCAGGGAGCTTTCCAGACTGATAAACGACTTCACAGCCCAGACTCAGtagctgggaaggttaagaagttCAAGGCAACCCCTCCTTAGAGCCCTTTTGGGTTATTTCCCTGAGCTTAGTGCCGTAgcctcagtctggcaagattctgtctgtgggataggagcaataaagaactagagctggaataccgtctcagcgtggtttctgtCCCTGATGACCTGACAGTGTGTATGTGTTCCTTGGTTTCTTAGCTAGCATATAATGCAGAGAAAATATTAATGATTGGTAAATGCCAGTTCTGTTTGTGAATTATATATAACCTGTATTACAGTTCCCTGCAGTCAACCATCCACAATCTTTGGAAAGGAGATACTTGGGAATTTTAAGTAGTGTTTTACTTGATCTTATGAAGGTAGGAATGTTGATTGTTTTTCTCTGTATTACAGTTCACATTTACAGCTATATATACAGCTATAATTTAGCTATACTATCTTAATAATCCTGCATaatcttatttattaatattttaaaatacaactgCTTCAAACATTTGAGATGATATCAGGGAAGGCACAGAGATaggattgtttctttttttttttaattttcccccCATCTTCCCTGAAAACAACACAACTGCATATTTTAACAATATGGAACTATTTTCAGATTTTGTATGGAATTTTGTTTCCATAATAGcccataaaattaaaataattttaatacacTGTTAATGATATAGTAAATCTGCAAAATTAGATAAGGTCTTAGGAGGTTTTCTTACAACCATATAGGAAAAGAAGCTTGCTGTGTAATTTTTTATGAATTGTTTAAGTCTGCATATAAACATGTACTTGTACTATAGATGTTTGCAGTGAtgtgttttttcatttttaagaatAGATTTTAGAGTCATCATTTTGATGTAAAAGTGGGAGTGGTAAATATTGTCAAATAATTTTCAGTTGCGCATATTTGTAAAATTATACTGTAACTAGTGGCAACCACATAAGTTGCTATGTTATGTTTCTTAAATCTGAATATTTGATCTAAAGAATTTGCTGAAACTGGATCCAGCTGACCGATACTTAACAGAGCAATGTCTGAACCACCCATCATTTCAAACTCAGAGGCTGTTAGATCGTTCACCTTCACGTTCAACTAAAAGAAAGCCTTACCATGGAGATAGCAACACTTTATCCAGCAGGTAAATGACTGGAAATAATAATGTCAGTACTCTAATTATTTCACGTATTCTCATCTGCTAAAATTAAGTAAATGCAGCTAGGTCACTACCAAACAAAACACTTCTTCTGTGACTTCCATACActgtctaataaaaaaaatagaataacctGGATTCAGTTTGCTTTGCAGATGATAAGATTCTCTCTTGATACTTCAGAGTATCAGGTACATTTTTACACCGAATATAGATGGCCTGAGACCCATGTATCTGTTGGACAGAGTACTTGGTGAAACCTGTTGCTCAATGATACAATGGCTTAGTTGAAGAATTCTGCTTACTAGTGCTGTGACTTGCTGTGTCAAATCCTTGAATTTTGGGAGACCCAAAATATATCCAATTTTAGAACAGTTGCCACAGTGTAGTGATCTGGACTATTGCATAAtattgtgaagaaaactgcattttcatgccatgtaatatttattttctatatcaACAGCACAAGGTGTTTTTAACTCAGttggtatttaaaaataaaataacatttgcttTTCTTGTCTGTTCATAATATAGAAATCAAGCTAGCAAAGGTACTGCTGTGCAGTCTCATCACAGATCAAATAGCAAAGAATTACAGAATGTGGGACTACAAAGAGAAGATGCACTTTCAACAAATGAAAGCTTTTTAAATGGAAATCTTTCTGTAAGTTCTCACAGTCCAATGCTGTCAAAAAAGCCAAACAATCCTCCTTCATCTGGAAGTAAGGATCTAGCTAATAACAACTTACCACATCTTCTCAGTCCAAAAGAAGCAAAGacaaaaactgaatttgattttaattcaGAACCCAAAGCTTCAGACGGTCCAGGTACTAAATATCTGAAGTCAAATTCCAGATCACAGCATAATCGTCATTCGTTTATGGAAAGTTCACAGAACAAAACTGGCACACTACAACCAGGTGAAAGACATAGCCGTCACAGTTATATTGATACTATTCCACAATCTTCAAAGAGCCCATCATATCGCACCAAATCAAAAAGTCATGGAGCCCTGACCGATTCCAAATCTGTGGGTAATTTGTCTGAAGCTAGAGTTCAAGTTCCTGAACCAAACAGCAGTAGATATTTTCCATCCAGCTGCTTAGACTtaaactctcctactacaccaaCACCTCCTCGTCATGCTGACAATAGAACTTTGCTCAGTCCTTCTGGGAGAAATAACAGAAATGATGGTACGCTGGAACCACAAAGACCATCTACAAGACATTCTAAAACCATGGAGGAGTTAAAATTGCCAGATCACATGGATGGAAGCCACTTACATTCTGCATCTGCTCCTCATGAATCTTTTTCTTATGGTTTAGGTTACACGAGTCCTTTTTCTTCACAGCAGCGCCCTCATAGACATTCTATGTATGTGAGCCGGGACAGAGTGAGGACAAAGGGCTCAGAGGGTGGCTTAAGCGTAGGGCAAGGGATGGCAGCCAGAGCAAACAGCCTGCAACTGTTATCTCCACAGGTGCAGCATAAATCTCTCACAAGATCTGTTGGCTCTTCACGTGAAGACTGTACAGAAGATTCCAATAGGGTTAGTTGAATTCTTGATCGTTAGGTATCTGGACCATCCATGTTTTTGCACTGTATGTTTGCCTGAGTTGTTAAAAAGGGCTTTTACTTTTGTATAAGGAATCCATGTCTATTTTCAACTGATTTTTTCCCTCCAACTCACCCCACCCACAGTGTTCATTAGTGATATATACTATTAACTTCTGccttattatataaaataaattatgtctATTGATATATTATTGTTGAAATTAGATTTTATTGCTGAATGTTAGGTGTCACAAAGGCGATCCAGAAATTGAATAGCAGCTTCCCTTAAGGgtattttctgggtttttttataAATActctttaaattttattaataaaattaaggAGGCATTTGCTCTCTTGAAAGCTCTACAGAATATTTATTCTTACTTATTAGACAACTTGTGACCATAAAATGTAACTACCTAATCTGTCTTGCCTACCATTTGACTCCTTTTTCCACTTGTTTGAAGGTGAATTGGCTAAACCCTTAGAAGTGTCAGttcatgggtgtctgcaggggaagaGGCAAAAAGGGGCATAAATATTTGCTCTGACATCACAATTGTGTCTGATGTGAAGACACAAGTACAAAAAGCAAGGCTGCCATCATAAGGTCACcatgcacatgtcatcattttttCATCACATTATTTGTGGATGCTTATGCATCACTCTTTGTGTTTTAAGCTAGAATGAATATAACAGAGcagaaatagattatagaaatataTGTTCCAATTACTGGGAATTGGATGCTTTACTAGGCAAACCCGAGTTGCTTTTATCTGTATATTGGCAACCATTTACTTTATGGTTCTCTACCACTGAAGCTGAATGTTGTATGCTTTAATAACTTGGTTCTCTTTTCCAAAAGAGACCATTATTACAAATGCATGgtattaataaatacattagcATCTGTAATAGACTGGGAATGGAATactattaataaaattatactgTGATCGGTGGGGGAGCAGGAAGTATAAGAAATTGGAAAGTGGAAATATACTGCTGGCCTTAGAAGAGTGGAACAATAATAGGTCTTCTTAAAGAAACTTAACTACTGATCAGAATAAACTCCTGTAAAATATAAAGCCTGGGGTTATTTGATACATTACAAAAACTTTTccatataaaatgtattttatgggATAAATATGAGATGGTATTTGAACAACTAACACTTGAAATGTTTTAGTTAAGACTTGCTACAATTGTTATGTTGTATGTGTCACAATACATTTCTGCAGGAAAAAGGCCATTATTTCTAATTAGGTATTTTTATTCTAAAATCCTTCATGTTCCTTCATTAGATTTCCATttttgaaatacatacatactagtCTAATTTACAACAATTTTATTggaagctgcccaaagtcacttatgtgagatgggcagctatataaatcaaataaataaataagcagtgaTTAAAATTTAGGAGTCAGCCATTTTTCTAAGTGTTCATGACCACTTGAATTGTAAATAATGTTTTAAGATTGTATATTTTTGTCACAAAATCAGAAAGCATGAAGGATCATGTGTTACCAAATAATATTGTACTATCCATTGGCAATGTAGGGAATTTAGTATATTTAATGTTCACTATGGCAGAGTACATGCCTTCATTCTTTTGTAAAATGTTTATATTGGTTTTCCATCCAAAAACCATTTATTAGAGGGATTAATGAGAATTAGTCATTAATCTGCCCATTAATCTGAATATATCAAGCAAACTGTTTCTATATGATCGTTCAAAAAGGCAAATATGGGGCAGGGGGGAATCTTAATGTTGCCTAACTATTTTAGAACTCTTTTCCTCTCTGCATAACAAAGCTCTGCAGTGTACTATTGTAGTTGAGGTGTTGGATTAGGATTGGAGAGATTCAGGTTCAAGCCCCTTCTCAGCCATGAACACTCACTTGGTGACTTCAGTGACTTTCATTTCacctgttagatttatatcccactattCCTCTTGGAGCCCAAGGTGGCATCCACAGCACTCCCTtgtccaatttttccccacagcatcaATTCTCGGAGGTGAGTTTCGCTTAGAGAGTAAccagccaaataaaataaaataaatgtagtttAAGACTTACTGGGCTAGGTTTTGAAGCCAACTTTgggatattttatatatatgttgaTCTCTTACTAAGCCTCCAAGAAAGGACagatttaaaattttatataaataattgtatttttctcttttcatcaTGTGAAATTATGAGCCACAGTTCCTCTTAAGTAAAGACTAGATTGCTCTGAAACTAGTTTATGATTATGACATATGcagctttcatttttaatgtggatttgatctttattttaacaaatataaaattaaagaagGTTTTTACAAAAGCTGTGATCAGATTCAGTCGTTTTACAATGTATAATGATGAACAGAAAAGTTTCTTTGGCCTAATAAATTTATCAATTCTTCTTTTATTTAGGGCGGAACGTATCATGATCAACACCCAGATGATGGAGCATCCACAAAAGAAAATAGACTTCTATATAATGATTCTGTACCTAGAAGAGTTGGTAGCTTTTACAGAGGTATTCTAACTTGTACAATTTGATTCTAATTTAAACCAGTGTTCTAATAAAAGGCAAATACAGTTTAGGTAGCCAGTAGGTATGTCTTCAGACAGTCAAATTCCAAACATGTTGGAGGAATCTTCTATCCCTAGAACACTAAGCAAGATAAAGGTGATTGGCTTCTTTTTTTGGAAGaggttccttttcttcttccacaacTTAT
The Candoia aspera isolate rCanAsp1 chromosome 5, rCanAsp1.hap2, whole genome shotgun sequence genome window above contains:
- the CDKL5 gene encoding cyclin-dependent kinase-like 5 isoform X1; this encodes MKIPNIGNVMNKFEILGVVGEGAYGVVLKCRHKETHEIVAIKKFKDSEENEEVKETTLRELKMLRTLKQENIVELKEAFRRRGKLYLVFEYVEKNMLELLEEMPNGVPPEKVKSYIYQLIKAIHWCHKNDIVHRDIKPENLLISHNDILKLCDFGFARNLSEGSNANYTEYVATRWYRSPELLLGAPYGKSVDMWSVGCILGELSDGQPLFPGESEIDQLFTIQKVLGPLPAEQMKLFYSNPRFHGLRFPAVNHPQSLERRYLGILSSVLLDLMKNLLKLDPADRYLTEQCLNHPSFQTQRLLDRSPSRSTKRKPYHGDSNTLSSRNQASKGTAVQSHHRSNSKELQNVGLQREDALSTNESFLNGNLSVSSHSPMLSKKPNNPPSSGSKDLANNNLPHLLSPKEAKTKTEFDFNSEPKASDGPGTKYLKSNSRSQHNRHSFMESSQNKTGTLQPGERHSRHSYIDTIPQSSKSPSYRTKSKSHGALTDSKSVGNLSEARVQVPEPNSSRYFPSSCLDLNSPTTPTPPRHADNRTLLSPSGRNNRNDGTLEPQRPSTRHSKTMEELKLPDHMDGSHLHSASAPHESFSYGLGYTSPFSSQQRPHRHSMYVSRDRVRTKGSEGGLSVGQGMAARANSLQLLSPQVQHKSLTRSVGSSREDCTEDSNRGGTYHDQHPDDGASTKENRLLYNDSVPRRVGSFYRVPSPRPEGTFLDSSASNRIPALPAESSGVTSHSKRQTAFDPWKSPENAHSEQLKEKEKQSFFRAIKKKKKKSQSTESTKMENPSIKKSLFPLFISKNHLKHSSSLKKNPVVTLPMMPGSDSQDLLAIQKAIHSSNHPASRQKDWHSEKMTEIQGHSQPLKSLRKLLHLSSSSSNHSIPSEPRFQPLPNQPAKTSFSEVRIHPMNQASTTSSSNIRQESQTKGRAALQIPGQLDPSWHVSPGNRSASETSSYSDQMASKSGQNGHTYNRTNRSRMPNLNDLKETAL
- the CDKL5 gene encoding cyclin-dependent kinase-like 5 isoform X2 → MKIPNIGNVMNKFEILGVVGEGAYGVVLKCRHKETHEIVAIKKFKDSEENEEVKETTLRELKMLRTLKQENIVELKEAFRRRGKLYLVFEYVEKNMLELLEEMPNGVPPEKVKSYIYQLIKAIHWCHKNDIVHRDIKPENLLISHNDILKLCDFGFARNLSEGSNANYTEYVATRWYRSPELLLGAPYGKSVDMWSVGCILGELSDGQPLFPGESEIDQLFTIQKVLGPLPAEQMKLFYSNPRFHGLRFPAVNHPQSLERRYLGILSSVLLDLMKNLLKLDPADRYLTEQCLNHPSFQTQRLLDRSPSRSTKRKPYHGDSNTLSSRNQASKGTAVQSHHRSNSKELQNVGLQREDALSTNESFLNGNLSVSSHSPMLSKKPNNPPSSGSKDLANNNLPHLLSPKEAKTKTEFDFNSEPKASDGPGTKYLKSNSRSQHNRHSFMESSQNKTGTLQPGERHSRHSYIDTIPQSSKSPSYRTKSKSHGALTDSKSVGNLSEARVQVPEPNSSRYFPSSCLDLNSPTTPTPPRHADNRTLLSPSGRNNRNDGTLEPQRPSTRHSKTMEELKLPDHMDGSHLHSASAPHESFSYGLGYTSPFSSQQRPHRHSMYVSRDRVRTKGSEGGLSVGQGMAARANSLQLLSPQVQHKSLTRSVGSSREDCTEDSNRGGTYHDQHPDDGASTKENRLLYNDSVPRRVGSFYRVPSPRPEGTFLDSSASNRIPALPAESSGVTSHSKRQTAFDPWKSPENAHSEQLKEKEKQSFFRAIKKKKKKSQSMPGSDSQDLLAIQKAIHSSNHPASRQKDWHSEKMTEIQGHSQPLKSLRKLLHLSSSSSNHSIPSEPRFQPLPNQPAKTSFSEVRIHPMNQASTTSSSNIRQESQTKGRAALQIPGQLDPSWHVSPGNRSASETSSYSDQMASKSGQNGHTYNRTNRSRMPNLNDLKETAL